The following coding sequences lie in one Xanthomonas hortorum pv. pelargonii genomic window:
- a CDS encoding ExeM/NucH family extracellular endonuclease, producing the protein MSRCSLVVLGVIGLLAPLLGSAADGAPQRLSIADVQGEDTRSPYDGRVVEVEGIVTADTRIGLAGLFVQQPGFEPRRSHGLFVTGAGDAEVAAGDRVRIIGTVREVSAGGEASLTTVDASSIERLASGQPVPVRMLSGPPANWEALEGEHVRIAALTLNGSDRLETYGELVAAFGGRLWQPSEVAATGTAAFTQLEAENARRRVLLDDARNGRSPKTVAYLPADAVLRAGSLLKSVDGIVDQRYDGNYRIQVLNPLTLPAMPTAVAPQVGGDLRIASFNLENFFNGNGRGGGFPTKRGARTHEQFQAQLAKLVSTIVPLRADVAALMELENDGNGADAAVAQLVAALNAAGKDKDWQFVDTGSGPGDDAIRVGIVYRSTQVTPVGKPATLTGGPFDSHSRVPLAQAFRSTRGATFVLVANHFKSKGCGTASGADADQRDGQACWNATRTESAKRLHQWLQTDPTGAQTKLAVLLGDFNAYAMESPMRSLRASGWQDAFAVAGVKQPYSYVYDGMSGRLDHALLSPAMAKQLRGAVEWHINADVMDDAGYAKRNLAGPWRSSDHDPVLLGFSL; encoded by the coding sequence ATGTCGCGTTGCTCGCTTGTTGTGCTCGGTGTGATCGGTCTGCTGGCTCCGCTGCTGGGCAGTGCCGCCGATGGCGCGCCGCAACGCCTGTCGATCGCCGATGTGCAGGGCGAAGACACGCGTAGCCCTTACGACGGCCGCGTGGTGGAGGTGGAAGGTATCGTCACTGCCGATACCCGCATCGGCCTTGCCGGCCTGTTCGTGCAGCAGCCCGGGTTTGAGCCGCGGCGCTCGCACGGCCTGTTCGTCACCGGCGCCGGCGATGCCGAGGTGGCAGCGGGTGATCGCGTGCGCATCATCGGCACGGTGCGCGAAGTGTCGGCAGGCGGCGAGGCGAGCCTGACCACGGTGGATGCCAGCAGCATCGAGCGGCTCGCCAGCGGCCAGCCGGTACCGGTGCGCATGCTCAGCGGGCCGCCGGCCAACTGGGAAGCGCTCGAAGGCGAGCATGTGCGCATCGCTGCGCTGACGCTCAACGGCAGCGATCGCCTGGAGACTTATGGCGAGCTGGTCGCCGCCTTCGGTGGGCGCTTGTGGCAGCCGAGCGAAGTGGCCGCGACCGGCACTGCGGCTTTCACGCAGCTGGAGGCGGAGAACGCACGCCGCCGGGTGCTGCTGGACGATGCACGCAATGGCCGCAGCCCCAAGACGGTGGCCTATCTGCCGGCAGATGCGGTGTTGCGCGCCGGCAGCCTGCTCAAGTCGGTCGATGGCATCGTCGACCAGCGCTACGACGGCAACTACCGCATCCAGGTGCTGAATCCGCTGACGCTGCCAGCCATGCCGACTGCGGTGGCGCCGCAGGTCGGCGGCGATCTGCGCATTGCCTCGTTCAACCTGGAGAACTTCTTCAACGGCAATGGCCGCGGCGGCGGGTTTCCGACCAAGCGCGGTGCGCGCACGCATGAGCAGTTCCAGGCGCAGCTGGCCAAGCTGGTGTCCACCATCGTGCCGTTGCGCGCCGACGTAGCCGCGTTGATGGAGCTGGAAAACGACGGCAACGGTGCCGATGCCGCAGTGGCGCAACTGGTGGCCGCGCTCAATGCCGCCGGCAAGGACAAGGACTGGCAGTTCGTCGACACCGGCAGCGGCCCGGGTGATGATGCGATCCGGGTCGGCATCGTCTATCGCAGCACCCAGGTCACCCCGGTCGGCAAGCCGGCCACTTTGACCGGCGGGCCGTTCGACAGCCACAGCCGTGTGCCGTTGGCGCAGGCGTTTCGCAGCACCCGCGGCGCGACCTTCGTGTTGGTTGCCAACCACTTCAAGTCCAAGGGGTGCGGCACCGCCAGCGGCGCCGATGCCGACCAGCGCGACGGCCAGGCTTGCTGGAACGCCACCCGCACCGAGTCGGCCAAGCGCCTGCACCAGTGGTTGCAGACCGACCCCACCGGCGCGCAGACCAAACTTGCCGTGCTGCTGGGCGACTTCAACGCCTACGCCATGGAGAGCCCGATGCGCAGCCTGCGCGCCAGCGGCTGGCAGGACGCGTTCGCAGTGGCCGGAGTGAAACAGCCTTACAGCTACGTCTACGATGGCATGAGCGGGCGGCTGGACCACGCCTTGCTAAGCCCAGCGATGGCCAAGCAACTGCGCGGCGCGGTGGAATGGCATATCAACGCCGATGTCATGGACGATGCCGGTTACGCCAAGCGCAATCTGGCCGGTCCGTGGCGCAGTTCCGACCACGACCCGGTGCTGCTGGGCTTTTCGCTGTAG
- a CDS encoding MerC domain-containing protein, translating to MRVTASVLDRSAIALSSLCLLHCLALPLLAAALPLLGAWSRAEWVHLVFATAAVPLSGYALWSSHRRHALPAPVWALAAFGLAGLVLGASGVAGGALETPITVTGSLLLASTHLVNLRLRRRAGHCAS from the coding sequence ATGCGCGTTACCGCTTCTGTGCTGGATCGCTCGGCCATCGCGCTGTCCAGCCTGTGTCTGTTGCACTGTCTGGCCCTGCCGCTGCTGGCCGCCGCACTCCCGCTGCTAGGCGCCTGGAGCCGGGCCGAATGGGTGCATCTGGTGTTCGCCACCGCCGCCGTGCCGCTGAGCGGCTACGCGCTGTGGAGCAGCCATCGCCGACACGCACTGCCCGCGCCGGTGTGGGCATTGGCGGCCTTCGGACTGGCCGGCCTGGTGCTCGGCGCAAGCGGGGTGGCCGGTGGCGCGCTGGAAACCCCGATCACGGTGACCGGCAGCCTGCTGCTGGCCAGCACGCATCTGGTCAATCTGCGGCTACGTCGCCGCGCGGGGCATTGCGCGAGCTAG
- a CDS encoding GTP-binding protein, producing the protein MSLSPKRDSRLPVTVLSGFLGAGKTTLLNRILHNRDGLRVAVIVNDMSEVNIDAQLVRDGGAALRRTEETLVEFSNGCICCTLRDDLLQEVRRLAEQKRYDYLLIESTGIAEPMPVAATFAVRDADGFSLSDIARLDTMVTVVDGSRFLQDFGSAATLAELGQQAGPDDTRGLVQLLGEQVEFADVLVISKCDRIDTQQLMRLRAVLRALNREAAIVDATHGEVPLRSLLDTGRFDFTRAQLAPGWMQELRGQHTPETEEYGISSFVYRARRPFHPQRFARMVHSGLPQVIRSKGFFWLASRMDWVGELSSVGGATQTNAAGFWFAARHRVDAHAIGEPLQTSITPLPYTDIGWQRQQTQCWTAPLPQLHEVGDASEYAAMQRLWHPLWGDRRQELAVIGVDMDAPGTRAALDACLLSDHELRQGPAQWQLLDDPFPHWER; encoded by the coding sequence ATGTCCCTGTCCCCCAAGCGCGATTCACGTCTTCCCGTCACCGTGTTGTCCGGCTTCCTCGGTGCCGGCAAGACCACCTTGCTCAACCGCATCCTGCATAACCGCGACGGCCTGCGCGTAGCGGTGATCGTCAACGACATGAGCGAGGTCAACATCGACGCGCAGCTGGTACGCGACGGCGGCGCGGCCTTGCGACGCACCGAAGAGACGCTGGTGGAATTCAGCAACGGCTGCATCTGCTGCACGCTGCGCGACGACCTGCTGCAGGAAGTGCGGCGGCTGGCCGAACAGAAGCGCTACGACTATCTGTTGATCGAATCGACCGGCATCGCCGAGCCGATGCCGGTGGCGGCCACCTTCGCGGTGCGCGATGCCGATGGCTTCAGCCTGTCGGATATCGCCCGGCTCGACACCATGGTGACGGTGGTGGACGGCAGCCGCTTTCTGCAGGATTTCGGCTCGGCCGCCACGTTGGCCGAACTTGGTCAGCAAGCCGGCCCGGACGATACGCGCGGGCTGGTGCAGTTGCTGGGCGAACAGGTGGAGTTCGCCGACGTGCTGGTGATCAGCAAGTGCGACCGTATCGATACGCAGCAACTGATGCGGCTGCGCGCGGTATTGCGTGCGCTCAATCGCGAGGCGGCGATTGTGGATGCCACGCATGGCGAGGTGCCGCTGCGCAGCTTGCTCGATACCGGGCGCTTCGATTTCACCCGTGCGCAGCTGGCGCCGGGCTGGATGCAGGAGTTGCGCGGCCAGCACACGCCGGAGACCGAGGAATACGGCATCAGCAGTTTCGTGTACCGCGCGCGCCGGCCGTTCCATCCGCAGCGCTTCGCGCGGATGGTGCACAGCGGTCTGCCGCAAGTGATTCGCAGCAAGGGCTTTTTCTGGCTGGCCAGTCGCATGGATTGGGTGGGCGAGTTGTCCAGCGTGGGCGGTGCCACGCAAACCAATGCCGCCGGCTTCTGGTTTGCCGCACGCCATCGCGTGGATGCACACGCGATCGGCGAGCCGCTGCAGACCAGCATCACCCCGCTGCCGTACACCGACATTGGCTGGCAGCGTCAGCAGACCCAGTGCTGGACCGCGCCGCTGCCGCAATTGCACGAAGTAGGCGATGCCAGCGAATACGCCGCGATGCAGCGGCTATGGCATCCGCTATGGGGCGACCGCCGCCAGGAGCTGGCGGTAATCGGCGTGGACATGGATGCACCGGGCACGCGCGCTGCGCTGGACGCGTGCCTTCTCAGCGATCACGAACTGCGCCAGGGCCCGGCGCAATGGCAACTGCTGGACGATCCGTTTCCGCATTGGGAGCGTTGA
- a CDS encoding type III secretions system protein XopR, translating into MRLKPFSSSRSQIAPEPLSPASTTTTKHIETTTQHPLSQAHKRSKPQGTAKTSTQALLASARKSFESLRKQLPSMHMSSSALRPTRTSAAPRPYVTQVATPARPPQRHGAQPVVDARRQQPAPQATGPARAKGPEPQRTVSIPRPAPIKQAPIPIVSPPQARQRRSLQSLNEEIALLDKRCSEISKRLFMDDGEATEQEQRLFDLRTDLIAQRNQIRDSQPPSRQTGHRQLDATLHALAPLEHVRAPSTTTSQLAMVQSEVIHSNRNALLEARRRLGNTSDLAKHHDLARRHLAKLRASGADPGQAKRLERMMKGYENLLELEDIVKRTDDQLERMGGPRLMDSIPTTPQERRQRHRDEVDAHQEAIDNGYL; encoded by the coding sequence ATGCGCCTGAAACCGTTTTCGAGCAGCCGCAGTCAGATTGCTCCAGAACCGCTCAGCCCCGCCTCGACCACCACTACAAAGCACATTGAGACGACCACGCAGCATCCGCTGTCTCAAGCGCACAAGCGCAGCAAACCGCAGGGCACGGCGAAAACGTCTACTCAAGCCCTTCTTGCGTCCGCGCGCAAATCATTCGAGTCCTTGCGCAAGCAGCTGCCGTCAATGCACATGAGTTCCTCAGCGCTACGGCCAACGCGCACCTCAGCTGCGCCCAGGCCTTATGTGACGCAGGTGGCCACGCCAGCTCGCCCACCGCAAAGGCATGGCGCGCAGCCCGTTGTCGATGCACGCCGGCAGCAGCCTGCTCCACAGGCCACCGGGCCGGCACGCGCCAAAGGACCGGAACCACAGCGGACTGTCTCGATACCGCGGCCAGCTCCGATCAAGCAGGCACCTATCCCGATAGTTTCTCCGCCACAGGCCAGGCAACGGCGCTCATTGCAGAGTTTGAATGAAGAGATTGCGCTGCTGGACAAACGCTGCAGTGAAATCAGCAAGCGTTTGTTCATGGACGATGGCGAAGCAACCGAGCAAGAGCAGCGGCTATTTGACCTGCGGACAGATCTGATCGCGCAGCGCAATCAGATCCGCGACAGTCAGCCCCCTAGTCGTCAGACCGGCCACAGGCAACTCGATGCGACGCTGCATGCACTGGCGCCACTGGAACATGTACGCGCACCGAGCACCACGACCAGCCAGCTGGCCATGGTCCAGAGCGAGGTCATTCACTCCAACCGCAACGCGCTGCTGGAAGCACGCCGTCGGCTTGGCAACACGTCCGATCTCGCCAAGCACCATGACCTCGCCAGGCGACACCTGGCTAAGTTGAGGGCCAGTGGCGCAGACCCCGGCCAGGCAAAACGGCTTGAGCGCATGATGAAGGGCTACGAAAACCTGCTGGAACTCGAAGACATCGTCAAACGTACCGACGACCAGTTGGAAAGGATGGGCGGTCCACGCTTGATGGACAGCATCCCCACCACGCCACAGGAGCGCCGACAACGCCATCGAGACGAAGTGGACGCCCATCAGGAAGCGATCGACAACGGTTACCTCTGA
- a CDS encoding alpha/beta hydrolase codes for MSNLPFPTESAALTLDGPVGPLDIAVDLPEPDVAVQPVTAIVCHPLSTEGGSMHNKVVTMAARALRELGITVVRFNFRSVGSSAGSFDQGEGEQDDLRAVAAWVRSQRPGDTLWLAGFSFGAYVSLRAAGSLEPQVLISIAPPAGRWDFSDMQPPAHWLVIQGDADEIVDPQAVYDWLDTLEQQPELVRMPDTSHFFHRKLIDLRGAIQHVVRRWLPAAV; via the coding sequence ATGTCCAATCTCCCATTCCCCACCGAATCGGCTGCGTTGACGTTGGATGGGCCGGTCGGCCCGCTCGATATCGCGGTCGATCTGCCCGAGCCGGACGTCGCTGTGCAACCGGTCACCGCCATCGTCTGCCATCCGCTCTCCACCGAGGGCGGCAGCATGCACAACAAGGTCGTCACCATGGCCGCGCGCGCGTTGCGCGAGCTGGGCATCACCGTGGTGCGCTTCAATTTCCGCAGTGTCGGCAGCTCGGCCGGCAGCTTCGATCAGGGCGAAGGCGAGCAGGACGATCTGCGCGCGGTTGCCGCGTGGGTGCGCAGCCAACGCCCGGGCGACACGCTGTGGCTGGCCGGTTTCAGCTTCGGCGCCTACGTGTCGTTACGTGCTGCCGGCTCGCTCGAACCGCAGGTGTTGATCTCGATCGCGCCGCCGGCCGGGCGCTGGGATTTCAGCGACATGCAGCCGCCTGCGCACTGGTTGGTGATTCAGGGCGATGCCGACGAAATCGTCGACCCGCAGGCGGTCTACGACTGGCTGGATACGTTGGAGCAGCAACCCGAGCTGGTGCGCATGCCCGACACCAGCCACTTCTTCCACCGCAAATTGATCGACCTGCGCGGTGCGATCCAGCATGTTGTCCGGCGCTGGTTGCCGGCCGCAGTCTGA
- the zapE gene encoding cell division protein ZapE has product MTEITPSQRYAAGVQRGDWRADPAQQAALAELDRIHEALVDSAQDGWLDRLSAFWKKPEPVRGLYFWGGVGRGKTFLVDLFYDGLPIKQKYRTHFHRFMRGVHEQLREHAGQSDPLAKIAQQWRENLRVLVLDEFFVTDIGDAMLLARLLERLFAEGVTLVTTSNTAPENLYANGLQRDSFMPAIGLLQKFCVELYAEGTEDYRMRALTRSPVYRAPLDAQSGEWLSQRWSELSGNAEARGGNIEIEARKIAVRARGKSIAWFDFAALCEGPRGPGDYIEIAREFTTVLLGGIPHFDRMNEDAARRFVNLIDELYDRHVNLVCTAQDAPPALYSGQRLAGAFERTASRLIEMQSAEYLATAHRA; this is encoded by the coding sequence ATGACTGAGATTACCCCGTCGCAGCGTTACGCCGCCGGCGTACAACGCGGCGACTGGCGCGCCGATCCTGCGCAGCAGGCGGCGTTGGCGGAGCTGGACCGTATCCACGAGGCCTTGGTGGACAGCGCGCAGGATGGCTGGCTGGACCGGCTGTCGGCCTTCTGGAAAAAGCCCGAGCCGGTGCGCGGCCTGTATTTCTGGGGTGGCGTGGGGCGCGGCAAGACCTTCCTGGTCGACCTGTTCTACGACGGGCTGCCGATCAAGCAGAAATACCGCACACATTTCCACAGGTTCATGCGCGGCGTGCACGAGCAATTGCGCGAGCATGCCGGGCAAAGCGACCCGCTGGCCAAGATCGCGCAGCAGTGGCGCGAAAATCTGCGCGTGCTGGTGCTGGACGAATTCTTCGTCACCGACATCGGCGATGCGATGTTGCTGGCGCGCCTGCTGGAACGTTTGTTCGCCGAAGGTGTGACCCTGGTGACCACCTCCAACACCGCGCCGGAAAATCTGTACGCCAATGGTTTGCAGCGCGATAGCTTCATGCCGGCGATCGGCTTGCTGCAGAAATTCTGCGTCGAGCTGTATGCCGAAGGCACCGAGGATTACCGCATGCGCGCATTGACGCGCTCGCCGGTGTATCGCGCGCCGCTGGATGCGCAGTCTGGTGAGTGGCTCAGCCAGCGCTGGAGCGAATTGAGCGGAAATGCCGAGGCACGTGGCGGCAATATCGAAATCGAGGCGCGCAAGATTGCAGTGCGTGCGCGCGGCAAAAGCATCGCCTGGTTCGACTTCGCTGCGCTGTGCGAAGGCCCGCGCGGCCCGGGCGACTACATCGAGATCGCGCGCGAATTCACCACGGTGCTGCTGGGTGGCATTCCGCACTTCGACCGCATGAACGAGGACGCGGCGCGCCGCTTCGTCAATCTGATCGACGAGCTGTACGACCGCCACGTCAATCTGGTCTGCACCGCACAGGACGCCCCGCCGGCGTTGTACAGCGGACAGCGGCTGGCCGGCGCCTTCGAGCGCACCGCCTCGCGTTTGATCGAGATGCAGAGCGCCGAGTATCTGGCAACCGCGCATCGGGCGTGA
- a CDS encoding MarR family winged helix-turn-helix transcriptional regulator yields the protein MDTATATTARTNALLQLDNQLCFALYSANLAMHKLYRGLLKALDLTYPQYLVMLVLWETDGRSVSEIGERLYLDSATLTPLLKRLQAAGLVTRTRAVSDERQVIIGLTDAGRALRGKAGAVPEQVFCASACSLDELRQLKQELEKLRSSLGAA from the coding sequence ATGGACACCGCCACAGCCACTACCGCCCGGACCAACGCGCTGCTGCAGCTCGACAACCAGCTGTGCTTTGCGCTGTATTCGGCCAACCTGGCGATGCACAAGCTCTACCGCGGGCTGCTGAAGGCGCTGGACCTGACCTATCCGCAGTACCTGGTGATGCTGGTGCTGTGGGAGACCGACGGCCGTAGCGTGTCGGAGATCGGCGAGCGCCTGTACCTGGACTCGGCCACGCTGACGCCGCTGCTCAAGCGCCTGCAGGCCGCTGGCCTGGTCACCCGCACGCGTGCCGTCAGCGACGAGCGTCAGGTGATCATCGGGCTGACCGACGCCGGTCGCGCCTTGCGCGGCAAGGCGGGCGCGGTGCCGGAGCAGGTGTTCTGCGCGTCGGCGTGCTCGCTGGACGAACTGCGTCAACTCAAGCAGGAACTGGAAAAGCTACGCTCCAGCCTCGGCGCGGCGTGA
- a CDS encoding organic hydroperoxide resistance protein produces the protein MASPEKILYTAHATATGGREGRAVSSDKALDAKLSTPRELGGAGGDGTNPEQLFAAGYAACFIGAMKAVAGQDKLKLPGEVSIDSSVGIGQIPGGFGIAVELRIAVPGMDKAELQALVDKAHQVCPYSNATRGNIDVTLTLA, from the coding sequence ATGGCCTCACCTGAAAAGATCCTCTACACCGCCCACGCCACCGCAACCGGCGGCCGCGAAGGCCGCGCCGTATCCTCGGACAAGGCGCTGGACGCCAAGCTGTCCACCCCGCGCGAGCTGGGCGGCGCTGGCGGCGACGGCACCAACCCGGAGCAGCTGTTCGCTGCCGGTTATGCGGCCTGCTTCATCGGCGCGATGAAGGCCGTTGCAGGTCAGGACAAGCTCAAGCTGCCGGGCGAAGTGAGCATCGACAGCAGCGTCGGCATCGGCCAGATTCCGGGTGGCTTCGGTATTGCGGTGGAGCTGCGCATCGCGGTGCCGGGCATGGACAAGGCCGAACTGCAGGCGCTGGTCGACAAGGCCCACCAGGTCTGCCCGTACTCCAACGCCACGCGCGGGAACATCGACGTCACCCTGACCCTGGCCTGA
- a CDS encoding alpha/beta fold hydrolase has translation MSAPRPTLLLLPGLLNDAQLWHAQRVALADVAECVVGDITQGENMRALATQVLAQMPPRFALAGFSLGGYVAQEILRIAPERVERLALLDTSARADSPERVAQRRAQEASVRGGKTFLGFGERLMRHYVHPSRWQDAALLERVRGMTQRLGVEVFVRQNRLEREDGRALLRAYTGPVLVLCGQDDTITPPTLHEEMAALAVQAQLVQIPACGHLSPLEQPQAVSDALREWLLA, from the coding sequence ATGAGCGCGCCGCGTCCCACCTTGTTGCTGCTGCCGGGCCTGCTCAACGATGCGCAGCTGTGGCACGCGCAGCGCGTGGCATTGGCCGACGTTGCCGAGTGCGTGGTCGGCGACATCACCCAGGGCGAGAACATGCGCGCGCTGGCGACGCAGGTGCTGGCGCAGATGCCGCCGCGTTTTGCATTGGCCGGTTTCTCGTTGGGCGGCTATGTGGCGCAGGAAATCCTGCGCATCGCGCCCGAGCGTGTGGAGCGCCTGGCCTTGCTGGATACCTCCGCACGTGCCGATTCGCCCGAGCGTGTCGCGCAACGGCGCGCGCAGGAAGCGAGCGTGCGTGGCGGAAAGACGTTTCTTGGATTCGGCGAACGGCTGATGCGGCATTACGTGCATCCATCGCGCTGGCAGGACGCGGCCTTGCTGGAACGCGTGCGCGGCATGACCCAGCGCCTCGGGGTGGAGGTCTTCGTGCGCCAGAACCGGCTGGAGCGGGAAGATGGTCGCGCGTTGCTACGCGCTTACACCGGTCCTGTGTTGGTGCTATGCGGCCAGGACGATACGATCACCCCGCCTACGTTGCACGAGGAAATGGCTGCGCTCGCCGTGCAGGCGCAGTTGGTGCAAATACCTGCGTGTGGCCATCTGTCGCCATTGGAGCAGCCACAGGCGGTATCGGATGCGCTGCGGGAATGGCTGCTGGCCTGA
- a CDS encoding DUF2884 family protein, giving the protein MLGSSDSQAASMRPTAFLAPLLLLAACSAQAETAKPQVSSQQCEVRTSYDVLADSGGIWLRRKQGVPREIFFHGGELNVDRQPQPVSAADAQRLRDIEHGARTLMPAVTDIARSVVDITFDALAGVVQMLTGSTRQERKVERLRVTALAQVDTTLGRGRWEQELFDEHFEANVEQAAEELAGGLTRSVMWTVMTGRTAQLERRGEQLEARMEQQMQARSEALEAQTHTLCTQVEALYAVQQALDYRFHGERLQMLELKTHQQNEQDDAPASNSVVVTAAH; this is encoded by the coding sequence ATGCTGGGGTCCTCCGATTCCCAGGCCGCCTCCATGCGCCCCACTGCCTTTCTTGCGCCGCTGTTATTGCTGGCGGCCTGTAGCGCGCAGGCCGAAACCGCCAAGCCGCAGGTGTCTTCGCAGCAGTGCGAAGTCCGTACGTCCTACGACGTGCTGGCCGACAGCGGCGGCATCTGGCTACGCCGCAAACAGGGCGTGCCGCGCGAGATCTTTTTCCACGGTGGCGAGCTCAACGTGGACCGCCAACCGCAACCGGTCAGCGCTGCAGACGCGCAACGCCTGCGCGACATCGAGCACGGCGCCCGCACGCTGATGCCGGCAGTGACCGACATCGCCCGGTCGGTGGTCGACATCACCTTCGATGCGCTGGCCGGCGTGGTGCAGATGCTCACCGGCAGCACGCGCCAGGAGCGCAAGGTCGAGCGGCTGCGCGTCACCGCACTTGCACAGGTCGATACCACCCTGGGGCGCGGGCGCTGGGAGCAGGAGCTGTTCGACGAACACTTCGAAGCCAACGTCGAACAGGCCGCAGAAGAATTGGCCGGCGGCCTGACACGCAGCGTGATGTGGACGGTGATGACCGGACGCACCGCGCAGCTGGAGCGCCGCGGGGAGCAATTGGAAGCGCGGATGGAACAACAGATGCAGGCACGCAGCGAAGCGCTGGAGGCGCAGACGCACACCTTATGCACACAGGTAGAAGCGTTGTACGCGGTGCAACAGGCGCTGGACTATCGCTTTCACGGCGAGCGTTTGCAGATGCTGGAGCTCAAGACGCATCAGCAAAACGAGCAAGACGATGCGCCGGCTTCCAACAGCGTGGTGGTGACGGCTGCGCACTGA
- the dkgB gene encoding 2,5-didehydrogluconate reductase DkgB, producing MTVPAFGLGTFRLKDQIVIDSVRNALELGYRAVDTAQIYDNEEQVGQAIAASNVPRDQLYLTTKIWVDKFGRDALLPSMQESLRKLGTEHVDLTLIHWPSPKDQMPMREYLEALAQARQQGLTRAIGVSNFTIALIKQAIEILGADAIATNQIEVHPYLQNRTLIAFLREQGIHVTSYMTLAVGEVLKDPVIQAIAARHDATPAQVTLAWALQQGYSVIPSSTKRENLASNLKAQSLQLSEQDMREIAALDRGQRLANPKAIAPDWD from the coding sequence ATGACAGTCCCCGCATTCGGCCTCGGCACCTTTCGTCTCAAGGACCAGATCGTCATCGACTCGGTGCGCAACGCGCTGGAGTTGGGCTACCGCGCCGTCGATACCGCGCAGATCTACGACAACGAAGAACAGGTCGGCCAGGCCATTGCCGCCTCCAACGTGCCACGCGATCAGCTGTATCTGACCACCAAGATCTGGGTCGACAAGTTCGGCCGCGATGCCTTGCTGCCGAGCATGCAGGAGAGCCTGCGCAAGCTCGGCACCGAGCATGTCGATCTCACCCTGATTCACTGGCCCTCGCCGAAAGATCAGATGCCGATGCGCGAGTATCTGGAAGCGCTGGCCCAGGCCAGGCAGCAGGGCCTGACCCGCGCGATCGGTGTATCCAACTTCACCATCGCACTGATCAAACAGGCCATCGAGATCCTGGGCGCCGATGCCATCGCCACCAACCAGATCGAAGTGCATCCCTACCTGCAGAACCGCACCCTGATCGCGTTCCTGCGCGAGCAAGGCATCCATGTCACCTCGTACATGACGCTGGCGGTCGGCGAGGTGTTGAAGGATCCGGTGATCCAGGCGATTGCCGCGCGCCACGACGCCACACCGGCACAGGTGACCTTGGCCTGGGCGCTGCAGCAGGGGTATTCGGTGATTCCGTCCTCGACCAAGCGCGAAAATCTTGCAAGCAATCTCAAGGCGCAGTCGTTGCAGCTAAGCGAGCAGGACATGCGCGAGATTGCCGCACTCGACCGCGGTCAGCGCCTGGCCAATCCGAAGGCGATTGCACCCGACTGGGATTGA
- a CDS encoding NADP-dependent oxidoreductase, producing MTSITNRRIVLASRPHGEPSADNFRLEEVALPPTGHEQVLVRNRFLSLDPYMRGRMDEGPSYAAPVEIDAVMEGGTVGEVLESHHPDYQPGDLLVLPGGWQTHSLFTPDTPLRKLPKDDALPLSTALGVYGMPGFTAYAGLHEIGKLQAGETLVVAAASGPVGATVAQLARLQGLRVVAIAGGEEKVRYLRETLRVDVALDHRAEDFAEQLRAATPDGIDIYFENVGGKVFDAVLPQLNAFARIPVCGVVATYNSRGQVLPGPDRLPEFIGQVLRKRLTVRGFIQHDFIRLMPAFLREMGQWLREDQIHYREHVLHGLDSAPQGLISLLRGENFGKAVVALD from the coding sequence TGCTGGCCTCACGCCCGCACGGCGAGCCAAGCGCCGACAACTTCCGCCTGGAAGAGGTCGCCTTGCCGCCCACCGGGCACGAACAGGTTCTGGTGCGCAATCGCTTTCTCTCGCTCGACCCGTACATGCGTGGACGCATGGACGAAGGCCCGTCCTACGCCGCACCGGTGGAGATCGATGCGGTGATGGAAGGCGGCACCGTGGGCGAAGTGCTCGAATCGCATCATCCCGACTATCAACCCGGCGATCTGCTGGTGCTGCCGGGCGGCTGGCAGACCCATAGCCTGTTCACCCCTGACACGCCATTGCGCAAGCTGCCCAAAGACGATGCCTTGCCGCTGAGCACCGCGCTCGGCGTGTACGGCATGCCCGGCTTCACCGCCTACGCCGGCCTGCATGAAATCGGCAAGCTGCAGGCGGGCGAGACCCTGGTGGTTGCGGCCGCCAGCGGCCCGGTCGGCGCCACCGTGGCGCAGCTGGCGCGCCTGCAAGGGTTGCGCGTGGTCGCCATTGCCGGCGGCGAAGAAAAGGTGCGCTACCTGCGCGAGACGCTGCGCGTGGATGTGGCACTGGACCATCGCGCCGAGGACTTTGCCGAACAGTTGCGCGCCGCCACGCCGGACGGCATCGACATCTATTTCGAAAACGTCGGCGGCAAGGTGTTCGACGCGGTGTTACCGCAGTTGAACGCGTTCGCACGCATCCCGGTGTGCGGTGTGGTCGCCACCTACAACAGCCGTGGCCAGGTGTTGCCGGGGCCGGACCGTCTGCCGGAGTTCATCGGCCAGGTGCTGCGCAAACGACTGACCGTGCGCGGCTTCATCCAGCACGATTTCATTCGCCTGATGCCCGCCTTCCTGCGCGAAATGGGCCAGTGGTTGCGCGAAGACCAGATCCACTATCGCGAACACGTGCTGCACGGCCTGGACAGCGCACCGCAAGGCCTGATCAGCCTGCTACGTGGCGAAAACTTCGGCAAGGCCGTCGTCGCGCTCGACTAG